One genomic segment of Candidatus Neomarinimicrobiota bacterium includes these proteins:
- the nadD gene encoding nicotinate (nicotinamide) nucleotide adenylyltransferase — protein sequence MRLGILGGTFDPPHLGHTKPSLFALSQKNLDKIIFVPAFHAPYQDKSASTSFEYRFGMTEIAVQEHSRFEISGVEGERGGNSYTIDTIRHFKKKYRLSSKEIFLIVGADSFKRFDEWKNPEALLKESSVCVLRRIGVETDEFDQGYVERVELFENELIDISSRELRERIAEGADLTEYLDGKVIEYIYQNRLYGSG from the coding sequence ATGCGCTTAGGAATCTTAGGAGGAACGTTCGATCCTCCTCACCTGGGTCATACGAAACCCTCCCTGTTTGCGCTTAGCCAGAAAAATCTCGACAAGATTATTTTTGTACCCGCCTTTCACGCTCCATATCAGGATAAATCTGCATCGACGTCGTTTGAATATCGCTTCGGGATGACCGAAATAGCGGTGCAGGAGCATTCCCGGTTCGAGATCAGCGGCGTCGAAGGAGAAAGAGGGGGAAATTCATACACTATCGACACTATCCGGCATTTTAAGAAAAAGTACCGGCTGAGCTCGAAAGAGATTTTTCTCATTGTTGGAGCGGACAGTTTCAAAAGGTTCGATGAGTGGAAAAATCCTGAAGCTCTTCTGAAGGAAAGCTCGGTCTGTGTTCTGAGGAGAATCGGCGTTGAGACTGATGAGTTCGATCAGGGCTACGTTGAGAGGGTTGAATTATTTGAAAACGAGCTTATTGATATATCCTCACGGGAATTGAGGGAGAGAATCGCTGAGGGAGCGGATTTGACGGAATATCTTGATGGTAAGGTAATAGAATATATATATCAGAATCGATTGTACGGAAGCGGTTAG